TCGGCGCCGAGCGCCAGCAGCGCGAACGGCAGGAGCCAGAGCGTCCGGCGCTTTCGGCTCACGAGTCTCTCTGCCATCCGTCGGGTGGCGTGGCAGGGTTCGAGTAGTCCGCCGGCCCGGTGTAGCTGAAGCGGAAGTCACGGCGCGCGAAGCGCCACTTGCCGTCCGGATCGCGCCGGTAGCGGTCGTGATAGCGGCCCACGTTGATCATCGGCCGGCCGTCTCGGAGCTGGATCGTCTCGGTGATCTGCCAGCGGCCGGTCGCCTGGTCGCCGGCCAGCTCGATCAGCCCGTCGGTCGCGACTTGGACGACCCAGCGCGCGCCGGTCGTGAGCTTCTGGTACAGCGACAGGATCGCGTCGCGGCCGCGCGCCTCCTGGCCGAAGACCTGCCACTCGGCGTCCTTCGCGAAGGTGCCGGCCCAGGCG
Above is a window of Myxococcota bacterium DNA encoding:
- a CDS encoding nuclear transport factor 2 family protein, with protein sequence MDRSIEAALADELAIRALVARYCHAIAERDDAAWAGTFAKDAEWQVFGQEARGRDAILSLYQKLTTGARWVVQVATDGLIELAGDQATGRWQITETIQLRDGRPMINVGRYHDRYRRDPDGKWRFARRDFRFSYTGPADYSNPATPPDGWQRDS